A window of the Cystobacter fuscus genome harbors these coding sequences:
- a CDS encoding DUF4388 domain-containing protein — translation MSARFRIEGSQLVPDERPGVSPQSPSGLVGRAGSYILQPTSPDLLVFSRSPAEGGSLPTPRVVLSGDASGFPLSDLIAFLSQSRWSGIVRVQAPSGERSVVMREGEVRGATSDVAADRLGEVLVRLGYVERAQLEAVLREQPPSKIGRTLVERGLLQAHDLFRCVTHQVSEIFHSIVLCREGSFFLVDQPVEDKLGHNIQLSTQSLLMDSIRKIDELAHFRKRIPHSRLYVLRKGPTFAKLEPDEDRVLGLVDGRRTLLELGQASRLSEFDVTKVVYGLLEGGFVSLSDKALGSPVPSMSGLPAVRPRSIMGIPVVRPSSTGLPSVRVSQSGIRAITAHQEPPPVVAVSEVVSVFNRIFREIATEVAKQGLAREFIASANAALSGQALSSSPVLAGLSFAADGSLSETKLREAYDQHRGSMGSEPVVAFRQALSDVMFFLLFQAGELLESRADEDLARRVKDMLSTLGGG, via the coding sequence ATGAGCGCGCGCTTCCGCATCGAGGGCTCCCAGCTCGTCCCCGACGAGCGGCCCGGAGTGTCTCCGCAGTCGCCGTCCGGACTGGTGGGCCGCGCGGGCTCCTACATCCTGCAGCCCACCTCTCCGGATCTGCTCGTCTTCTCGCGCTCGCCCGCGGAGGGGGGCTCGCTGCCCACCCCGCGCGTGGTGCTCTCCGGGGACGCGTCCGGCTTCCCGCTGTCCGACCTCATCGCCTTCCTCAGCCAGTCGCGCTGGAGCGGCATCGTGCGGGTGCAGGCCCCCAGTGGCGAGCGCTCGGTGGTGATGCGCGAGGGCGAGGTGCGCGGGGCCACCTCGGACGTGGCGGCGGACCGGCTCGGGGAGGTGCTCGTGCGCCTGGGCTACGTGGAGCGCGCCCAGCTCGAGGCCGTGCTGCGCGAGCAGCCCCCTTCCAAGATTGGCCGCACCCTGGTGGAGCGCGGCCTGTTGCAGGCGCATGATCTCTTCCGGTGCGTCACGCACCAGGTGAGCGAGATCTTCCACTCCATCGTCCTGTGCCGCGAGGGCAGCTTCTTCCTCGTGGACCAGCCGGTGGAGGACAAGCTCGGCCACAACATCCAGCTGTCCACGCAGAGCCTGCTCATGGACAGCATCCGGAAGATCGACGAGCTGGCGCACTTCCGCAAACGCATCCCCCACAGCCGCCTGTACGTGCTGCGCAAGGGGCCGACGTTCGCCAAGCTGGAGCCGGACGAGGATCGCGTGCTGGGGCTGGTGGATGGGCGCCGCACCTTGCTGGAGCTGGGGCAGGCCAGCCGCCTGTCCGAGTTCGACGTCACCAAGGTCGTCTACGGCCTGCTGGAGGGCGGCTTCGTGAGCCTGTCCGACAAGGCCCTGGGCAGCCCGGTGCCGTCGATGTCGGGGCTGCCGGCGGTGCGCCCGCGCAGCATCATGGGCATCCCCGTGGTGCGCCCCTCCTCCACGGGCCTTCCGTCCGTGCGCGTGAGCCAGTCCGGCATCCGCGCCATCACCGCGCACCAGGAGCCGCCCCCGGTGGTGGCCGTGAGCGAGGTGGTGAGCGTCTTCAACCGCATCTTCCGGGAGATCGCCACCGAGGTGGCCAAGCAGGGGCTGGCGCGCGAGTTCATCGCCTCGGCCAACGCCGCGCTGTCGGGTCAGGCGCTGTCGTCCTCGCCGGTGCTGGCGGGGCTGTCCTTCGCCGCGGATGGCAGCCTGTCGGAGACGAAGCTGCGCGAGGCGTACGATCAGCACCGCGGCTCCATGGGCTCGGAGCCGGTGGTCGCCTTCCGCCAGGCGCTCAGCGACGTGATGTTCTTCCTCCTCTTCCAGGCCGGAGAGCTGCTCGAGTCGCGCGCCGACGAGGATCTCGCCCGGCGCGTGAAGGACATGCTCTCCACGCTGGGAGGCGGGTGA
- a CDS encoding DsbA family protein produces MLPARRNRVLLALTLALTALAGAPSSEAAPPTPPAPFKPATPTPPATSGTSALQGIPGMDFSALSPAAQHELATVLSDEFCYCGCPHTLGQCLRGHTSCQHAKRMTRLAARQAAAGVPATDIIVALSEYYASFRAPRQKFEVDPRMCTGDAKAPVTLVEFSDFECPYCGKARPVLEAFAKKNATKVRFCNVPYPLPMHANAVPAGQAALWARDQGKYWEMHDALFENAHRLSTATLVELANKIGLKGAELQKALQAGTYAKELDKYKSMGTRANIRGTPSLFFNGRFNDLQLGLTEDMLSHALEDETTWRANNNAWAAD; encoded by the coding sequence GTGCTCCCCGCCCGCCGCAACCGCGTCCTCCTGGCTCTCACCCTGGCGCTGACGGCTCTCGCCGGCGCTCCCTCCTCCGAGGCGGCTCCGCCGACCCCTCCAGCCCCGTTCAAGCCAGCCACTCCCACGCCACCCGCCACGTCCGGGACCTCGGCCCTCCAGGGCATTCCCGGCATGGACTTCTCCGCGCTGTCGCCCGCGGCCCAGCACGAGCTGGCCACGGTGCTCTCGGATGAGTTCTGTTACTGCGGCTGCCCCCATACGCTGGGCCAGTGCCTCAGGGGACACACCAGCTGCCAGCATGCCAAGCGCATGACGCGGCTCGCCGCCCGGCAGGCCGCCGCGGGCGTGCCGGCCACCGACATCATCGTCGCGCTCTCCGAGTACTACGCCTCCTTCCGCGCGCCCCGGCAGAAGTTCGAGGTGGACCCGCGCATGTGCACGGGGGACGCCAAGGCCCCGGTGACGCTGGTGGAGTTCTCCGACTTCGAGTGCCCCTACTGCGGCAAGGCCCGGCCGGTGCTCGAGGCCTTCGCGAAGAAGAACGCCACCAAGGTGCGCTTCTGCAACGTGCCCTATCCGCTGCCCATGCACGCCAACGCGGTGCCCGCCGGCCAGGCGGCGCTCTGGGCGCGCGACCAGGGCAAGTACTGGGAGATGCACGACGCGCTCTTCGAGAACGCCCACCGCCTGTCCACCGCGACGCTCGTGGAGCTGGCCAACAAGATCGGCCTCAAGGGCGCCGAGCTGCAGAAGGCGCTCCAGGCGGGCACCTACGCCAAGGAACTGGACAAGTACAAGTCGATGGGCACGCGCGCCAACATCCGCGGCACGCCCAGCCTCTTCTTCAACGGCCGCTTCAACGATCTGCAGCTGGGCCTCACCGAGGACATGCTCTCGCACGCCCTCGAGGACGAGACGACGTGGCGCGCCAACAACAACGCGTGGGCCGCGGACTGA
- a CDS encoding asparaginase: MPRLLLLHTGGTLGMAGGRPSALRPAAFFKTLKSRCPELFQLADIELELFCNLDSSEMQPELWSRLAAHLHRRLPDFDGAVVTHGTDTLAYTASALSFMLPGLDKPVVMTGSQRPLGEVRSDARLNLIDAVLSALQGPPEVSICFDSHLYRGNRARKVKVAEYDAFDSPNYPLLGTLGVEATFAPGLRQKGPRRLRERLESRVFLLKVFPGLDPALPMALLPQVRGLVLEAYGAGNYPLDPTLGHSLLPLFREARARDVPVVVVSQAHHNGVDLSLYESGAAALAEGALSGGDMTPSAALVKLMQGLAYHQDREARARFIQTPIVGEMTDRPSNVHGTPAKKSRRAR, from the coding sequence ATGCCCAGACTCCTCCTGCTGCACACGGGCGGCACGTTGGGGATGGCCGGAGGCCGGCCGTCCGCGCTGCGCCCCGCCGCCTTCTTCAAGACGCTCAAGTCCCGCTGCCCTGAACTCTTCCAGCTCGCCGATATCGAGCTGGAGCTCTTCTGCAACCTGGACAGCTCGGAGATGCAGCCCGAGCTGTGGAGCCGGCTCGCCGCGCACCTGCACCGCCGGCTGCCCGACTTCGATGGCGCCGTGGTGACCCATGGCACGGACACGCTCGCCTACACGGCGAGCGCCCTGTCCTTCATGCTGCCCGGCCTGGACAAGCCCGTGGTGATGACGGGCTCGCAGCGGCCGCTGGGCGAGGTGCGCTCGGACGCGCGGCTCAACCTCATCGACGCGGTGCTCTCCGCCCTGCAGGGCCCGCCCGAGGTGAGCATCTGCTTCGACTCCCATCTCTATCGAGGCAACCGCGCCCGCAAGGTGAAGGTGGCCGAGTACGACGCCTTCGACAGCCCCAACTACCCCCTGCTCGGCACGCTCGGAGTGGAGGCCACCTTCGCTCCAGGTCTCAGGCAGAAGGGCCCCCGGCGCCTGCGCGAGCGGCTCGAGTCGCGCGTCTTCCTCCTCAAGGTCTTCCCCGGGCTGGATCCCGCGCTGCCCATGGCGCTCCTGCCCCAGGTGCGCGGCCTGGTGCTGGAGGCCTATGGCGCGGGCAACTACCCCCTGGATCCCACGCTCGGCCATTCCCTGCTGCCGCTGTTCCGCGAGGCGCGCGCGCGGGACGTGCCGGTGGTGGTGGTGAGCCAGGCCCACCACAACGGCGTGGACCTCTCCCTCTATGAATCCGGCGCGGCGGCGCTCGCCGAGGGGGCGCTGAGCGGCGGAGACATGACGCCCTCGGCGGCGCTCGTGAAGCTCATGCAGGGGCTCGCCTACCACCAGGACAGGGAGGCTCGGGCCCGGTTCATCCAGACGCCGATTGTCGGCGAGATGACCGATCGCCCCTCGAATGTTCACGGGACTCCGGCCAAAAAGTCGAGACGCGCCCGTTAA
- a CDS encoding GGDEF domain-containing protein, with amino-acid sequence MSDEKTAVHSISDLLGAAAPQQSAYLIVISAKSASGIGRMFKLDRSETVLGRSVEAQFQVEDDGISRKHAKVVSLGDGRFQLVDLGSTNGTFLNGLKVSAAPLYDGDKIQIGSNTVLKFSIQDQLEEAYQRSIYESATRDGLTRLYNKKYFMETLRKEFSYCLRHRVALSLVMFDVDHFKKINDVYGHPAGDYVLTRIAQRVSDTVRTEDLFARYGGEEFALMLRESAEEQAMSCAERCRAAVDRTDFIFSGTPIKVTISLGVATLHDSDYAQAEDIIAAADKYLYRAKRAGRNRVDGKAVSGS; translated from the coding sequence ATGTCCGACGAGAAGACCGCCGTCCATTCCATCTCGGACCTGCTGGGAGCCGCCGCGCCACAGCAGAGCGCGTATCTCATCGTGATCAGCGCGAAGTCGGCTTCCGGCATCGGGCGGATGTTCAAGCTGGATCGCTCCGAGACGGTGCTCGGCCGTAGCGTGGAGGCGCAGTTCCAGGTCGAGGACGATGGCATCTCGCGCAAGCACGCCAAGGTGGTGTCGCTCGGGGATGGCCGCTTCCAGCTCGTGGACCTGGGCAGCACCAACGGCACGTTCCTCAACGGCCTGAAGGTGAGCGCCGCGCCGCTCTACGATGGCGACAAGATCCAGATCGGCTCCAACACGGTGCTCAAGTTCTCCATCCAGGATCAGCTGGAGGAGGCCTACCAGCGCAGCATCTACGAGTCGGCCACGCGCGATGGGCTCACGCGCCTGTACAACAAGAAGTACTTCATGGAGACGCTGCGCAAGGAGTTCTCCTACTGCCTGCGTCACCGGGTGGCCCTGTCGCTGGTGATGTTCGACGTGGACCACTTCAAGAAGATCAACGACGTGTACGGACACCCCGCGGGCGACTACGTGCTCACGCGCATCGCGCAGCGGGTGAGCGACACGGTGCGCACCGAGGATCTGTTCGCGCGCTACGGCGGCGAGGAGTTCGCCCTCATGCTGCGCGAGTCCGCCGAGGAGCAGGCCATGTCGTGCGCCGAGCGCTGCCGCGCGGCGGTGGACCGCACGGACTTCATCTTCAGCGGCACCCCCATCAAGGTGACCATCAGCCTGGGGGTGGCCACGCTGCACGACTCGGACTACGCCCAGGCCGAGGACATCATCGCCGCGGCGGACAAGTACCTCTACCGGGCCAAGCGCGCCGGCCGCAACCGCGTGGACGGCAAGGCCGTCAGCGGCTCCTGA
- a CDS encoding GGDEF domain-containing protein, with protein sequence MKMTRAIIVEPRTAGRRKLKEGLEKAGLEVFAEAEWGEEVGRAQVVVLGPSVEEPAKVARKVRARLPGALVLLAREEPGKAPGFADGVLPLPVSAKDLQVRLPELVKLRTLSRGAPARKGRSAGVAEVVRLPSEGLLDPLTQFYAFPHFKDLVFVEVKRSRRYGLPLALALVAFDALPVQVDRGLREQLNGGLALAIRRSLRDTDFPVQYSPDRVLLLLPHTDLAGAQTVARRVCERVARSSLAFDDQVLRPTVSVGLSALAPGRDESFSDMVRQAQRSLDAARAAGGNRVEMLAETAGLEAGS encoded by the coding sequence ATGAAGATGACACGAGCCATCATCGTCGAGCCGCGAACCGCCGGGCGCCGCAAGTTGAAGGAGGGCCTGGAGAAGGCGGGTCTCGAGGTCTTCGCGGAGGCGGAGTGGGGTGAGGAGGTGGGTCGGGCCCAGGTGGTGGTGCTGGGGCCCTCGGTGGAGGAGCCCGCGAAGGTGGCGCGCAAGGTGCGTGCGCGGCTGCCGGGGGCACTCGTGTTGCTCGCGCGGGAGGAGCCGGGCAAGGCGCCGGGCTTCGCCGATGGCGTGCTTCCCCTGCCGGTGTCCGCGAAGGATCTCCAGGTGCGGCTGCCGGAGCTGGTGAAGCTGCGGACGCTCTCGCGCGGCGCGCCCGCTCGCAAGGGCCGGTCCGCTGGAGTGGCCGAGGTGGTGCGGCTGCCGTCCGAGGGGTTGTTGGATCCCCTCACCCAGTTCTACGCCTTCCCGCACTTCAAGGATCTCGTCTTCGTGGAGGTGAAGCGCTCGCGGCGCTACGGCCTGCCGCTGGCGCTGGCGCTGGTGGCCTTCGATGCGCTGCCGGTGCAGGTGGACCGCGGCTTGCGCGAGCAGCTCAACGGAGGGCTGGCGCTCGCCATCCGGCGCTCGCTGCGGGACACGGACTTCCCGGTGCAGTACTCGCCGGACCGCGTGCTGTTGCTCCTGCCGCACACGGACCTCGCCGGCGCCCAGACGGTGGCGCGCCGCGTCTGCGAGCGCGTGGCCCGCTCCAGCCTCGCCTTCGATGATCAGGTGCTGCGGCCCACCGTGTCCGTGGGGCTGTCCGCGCTCGCGCCGGGGCGGGACGAGTCCTTCTCGGACATGGTGCGCCAGGCGCAGCGCTCGCTGGACGCCGCCCGGGCGGCGGGAGGCAACCGGGTGGAGATGCTCGCGGAGACGGCAGGACTCGAGGCCGGGTCCTGA
- a CDS encoding HEAT repeat domain-containing protein produces the protein MTASLLLLLLLSAGQPGSQGATGCWTACQRHVQDPALRARVCRTCLTSGRAEGWLLELAEKSDPASLAALRSALGDPNWRVRWGAVRAQAKQQGVLDRRMLADWVSDIPARDEVVACVTAARAAAAAGASSASFLKDAGARGPAAAARVWEKRDAVRRDLEVEVYAEDAALRGEALLHLATFLGRTPARVVLEAMAQRPESADAAPASALLWVADKQNTSVGRLLLLEARQSSDQVLINRLFAVYSQELEALQKGLVAQDVASRRTTVQSLRLYGPLARRELERALGDEDSGIRQIAARALAQSEGLSLTEAAGRWLRTADSEPATRRAWWEVVAADKRCDSFLLEMARDTRLSPVTRGEAVARLSECEKLARRHFEEVSTFLTDAQPQVRAGAVRALAQPRSALGDGAVAAALEDAAPEVVVAALFVVGQHRQKERAEDVVALLDAASPEVRQAAIEALERLGRAQDVKPLALVLREDRVAAVRVAAAQALGVLGGPFAASALSQALSKDPDSHVQHVARRGLARLGFNPP, from the coding sequence GTGACTGCCTCCCTCCTGCTGCTGCTCCTTCTGTCGGCCGGTCAGCCTGGTTCCCAGGGGGCGACAGGGTGCTGGACGGCCTGCCAGCGCCACGTGCAGGACCCCGCCTTGCGCGCCCGCGTCTGCCGCACCTGCCTCACCTCGGGCCGCGCCGAGGGCTGGCTCCTGGAGCTGGCCGAGAAGTCCGATCCCGCTTCCCTGGCGGCGTTGCGCTCGGCGCTGGGAGACCCGAACTGGCGGGTGCGCTGGGGGGCGGTGCGCGCCCAGGCGAAGCAGCAGGGCGTCCTCGATCGGCGGATGCTCGCCGACTGGGTGAGCGACATCCCCGCCCGGGACGAGGTGGTCGCGTGTGTCACGGCCGCCCGAGCCGCCGCCGCCGCGGGTGCTTCCTCGGCCTCCTTCTTGAAGGACGCGGGCGCGCGGGGACCCGCGGCCGCCGCCCGTGTCTGGGAGAAGCGTGACGCGGTGCGGCGCGACCTGGAGGTGGAGGTGTACGCCGAGGACGCGGCGCTCCGGGGCGAGGCGCTGCTGCACCTGGCCACCTTCCTCGGCCGGACACCCGCCCGGGTGGTGCTGGAGGCCATGGCCCAGCGTCCCGAGTCCGCCGATGCCGCCCCCGCCTCCGCGCTGCTCTGGGTGGCGGACAAGCAGAACACCTCCGTGGGCCGCCTGCTCCTGCTGGAGGCCAGGCAGTCCTCGGATCAGGTCCTCATCAATCGCCTCTTCGCCGTGTACTCCCAGGAACTGGAGGCATTGCAGAAGGGCCTGGTGGCGCAGGACGTCGCCTCGCGGCGCACCACCGTGCAGTCCCTGCGGCTCTATGGCCCCCTGGCGCGGCGTGAGCTGGAGCGGGCCCTGGGGGACGAGGACTCGGGCATCCGTCAGATCGCGGCGCGGGCCCTCGCCCAGTCCGAGGGCCTGTCACTCACGGAGGCCGCGGGCCGGTGGCTGCGGACGGCTGACTCCGAGCCCGCCACCCGGCGCGCCTGGTGGGAGGTGGTCGCGGCGGACAAGAGGTGTGACTCCTTCCTCCTGGAGATGGCGCGGGACACCCGGCTTTCCCCCGTCACGCGCGGCGAGGCGGTGGCGAGGCTGTCCGAGTGCGAGAAGCTCGCCAGGCGCCACTTCGAGGAGGTGTCTACCTTCCTCACGGACGCGCAGCCCCAGGTGCGCGCGGGCGCGGTGCGGGCACTCGCCCAGCCGCGCTCGGCGCTGGGGGATGGCGCCGTCGCCGCCGCGCTCGAGGATGCCGCGCCGGAGGTGGTGGTCGCGGCCCTCTTCGTGGTGGGCCAGCACCGCCAGAAGGAGCGCGCCGAGGACGTGGTGGCCCTGCTGGACGCCGCGTCCCCGGAGGTGCGGCAAGCCGCCATCGAGGCCCTGGAGCGCCTGGGCCGCGCGCAGGATGTGAAGCCCCTGGCCCTCGTGCTCCGGGAGGACCGCGTGGCCGCGGTGCGTGTGGCCGCGGCTCAGGCCCTGGGGGTCCTGGGGGGTCCGTTCGCCGCCTCCGCGCTCAGTCAGGCCCTGTCCAAGGATCCCGACTCCCACGTCCAGCACGTGGCGCGGCGGGGCCTGGCGCGGCTCGGCTTCAACCCTCCCTAG
- the rpsU gene encoding 30S ribosomal protein S21, with the protein MPGIRVKDGESIESALKRFKKATEKAGILSEIRKREHYEKPSVKRKKKALAAKKRAVKKARKTY; encoded by the coding sequence ATGCCCGGCATTCGAGTCAAGGACGGCGAGTCCATCGAGAGCGCTCTCAAGCGCTTCAAGAAGGCCACCGAGAAGGCTGGAATTCTCTCCGAGATCCGCAAGCGCGAGCACTACGAGAAGCCTTCCGTGAAGCGGAAGAAGAAGGCTCTCGCGGCCAAGAAGCGCGCGGTGAAGAAGGCGCGCAAGACGTACTAG
- a CDS encoding GatB/YqeY domain-containing protein, with the protein MATVRERLDADLKDAMRSKNESATSVIRMIKSAVKYKEVEPGATSPLDEAGILQVIGTLIKQRRDSIEQFKAGGRADLAEKEEQEIVILQKYLPQQLTPDELRAAVQAAISEAGAKSAKDMGAVMKLLTPKLQGRAEGRAISEEVKSQLSKLS; encoded by the coding sequence ATGGCCACCGTCAGAGAGCGCCTCGACGCCGACCTCAAGGACGCGATGCGGTCGAAGAATGAGTCCGCGACCAGCGTCATTCGGATGATCAAGAGCGCCGTCAAGTACAAGGAAGTGGAGCCCGGAGCCACCAGTCCGCTCGACGAGGCGGGCATCCTCCAGGTGATCGGCACCCTCATCAAGCAGCGCCGCGACTCCATCGAGCAGTTCAAGGCCGGTGGCCGCGCCGACCTGGCCGAGAAGGAGGAGCAGGAGATCGTCATCCTGCAGAAGTACCTGCCCCAGCAACTCACCCCGGACGAGCTGCGCGCCGCGGTCCAGGCCGCCATCTCCGAGGCGGGCGCCAAGAGCGCCAAGGACATGGGCGCGGTGATGAAGCTGCTCACCCCCAAGCTCCAGGGCCGCGCCGAGGGCCGCGCCATCTCCGAGGAAGTGAAGAGCCAGCTGTCCAAGTTGTCCTGA
- the dnaG gene encoding DNA primase yields MAARASRPQEVDLVIPEHKIQEVLERVDLVSLVSRYVELKKAGREYKGRCPFHQEKTPSFYVIPEKRFYFCHGCRASGDAVAFVQRYLGKTFIDAIRDLAREVGVDLEAAQDPAARERQQLKEATDLAAEHFRALLWEEEGRRARDYLASRDISEETARAFGLGWAPDSWSSLADKLTQAGMVEWGLNAGLVNRRQKGEGYYDFFRGRLIIPIRAPEGRPIAFGARLVGSDEGPKYLNSRESRLYNKSETLFGMDQARDEIRRRKAAVLVEGYFDCIALHQEGVKHTVALCSTALTPGHLKALGRAEARELFLLLDGDQAGLAAVERLAGPLLAAGAAAKVALLPTGDDPDTFIRREGTAGLERLLTEARPLTAHVFSTVLPQGKEASFEEKMAALERLKPVSAQLPVGLVRSAFFAALSAWCGLPAAELESALRSKAPPPPPTPAPRAGPSGRPGPAPGRAPSPPGRAPPPVKPPDSLEALYVATILREPRLIARDTFRVHDELSHSGLRLVLAHATSGHGAEDALFEAPDLVKRAVEAAMRQLASLQGSALEHYFLQVCRSIMLRRIKLQLDYIGRVTAQTAGAMDLSEEAKQLFAQRMELLALKKRVEEETHLPAGTKSPMQPV; encoded by the coding sequence ATGGCGGCCCGCGCATCCCGGCCGCAAGAGGTGGATCTCGTGATCCCCGAGCACAAGATTCAGGAAGTCCTCGAGCGGGTGGATCTGGTGAGCCTCGTCTCGCGCTACGTGGAGCTGAAGAAGGCCGGGCGCGAGTACAAGGGCCGCTGCCCCTTCCACCAGGAGAAGACCCCCTCCTTCTACGTCATCCCGGAGAAGCGCTTCTACTTCTGCCACGGGTGCCGGGCCAGCGGCGACGCCGTGGCCTTCGTCCAGCGCTACCTGGGCAAGACGTTCATCGACGCCATCCGCGACCTGGCGCGCGAGGTGGGCGTGGACCTGGAGGCCGCACAGGACCCCGCCGCCCGGGAACGGCAGCAGCTCAAGGAGGCCACGGACCTGGCCGCCGAGCACTTCCGGGCGCTCCTGTGGGAGGAGGAAGGACGCCGGGCGCGCGACTACCTCGCCAGCCGCGACATCTCCGAGGAGACGGCCCGGGCGTTCGGCCTCGGCTGGGCGCCGGACTCGTGGTCGTCGCTCGCGGACAAGCTCACCCAGGCGGGCATGGTGGAGTGGGGCCTGAACGCGGGGCTCGTCAACCGGCGCCAGAAGGGCGAGGGCTACTACGACTTCTTCCGCGGCCGCCTCATCATCCCCATCCGCGCCCCCGAGGGCCGCCCCATCGCCTTCGGCGCCCGGCTGGTGGGCTCGGACGAGGGCCCCAAGTACCTCAACTCCCGCGAGTCCCGGCTCTACAACAAGAGTGAGACGCTCTTCGGCATGGATCAGGCGCGCGATGAGATCCGCCGCCGCAAGGCCGCCGTGCTCGTGGAGGGCTACTTCGACTGCATCGCCCTGCACCAGGAAGGGGTGAAGCACACGGTGGCGCTCTGCTCCACCGCCCTCACCCCGGGGCACCTCAAGGCGCTCGGCCGCGCCGAGGCCCGGGAGCTCTTCCTCCTGCTGGACGGCGACCAGGCGGGTCTGGCGGCGGTAGAGCGCCTGGCCGGCCCCCTGCTCGCCGCGGGAGCCGCCGCCAAGGTGGCCCTGCTGCCCACGGGGGACGACCCCGACACCTTCATCCGCCGCGAGGGCACCGCCGGCCTGGAGCGGCTGCTCACCGAGGCCCGCCCCCTCACCGCCCACGTCTTCTCCACCGTCCTGCCCCAGGGCAAGGAGGCCAGCTTCGAGGAGAAGATGGCCGCGCTCGAGCGGCTCAAGCCCGTGTCGGCGCAGCTCCCGGTGGGGCTGGTGCGCTCGGCCTTCTTCGCCGCGCTGAGCGCCTGGTGCGGTCTGCCCGCCGCCGAGCTGGAGTCCGCGCTGCGCTCCAAGGCGCCTCCCCCGCCCCCCACCCCGGCGCCCCGGGCGGGTCCCTCCGGCCGCCCGGGCCCTGCTCCCGGCCGGGCCCCGTCGCCCCCGGGCCGGGCTCCCCCTCCCGTCAAACCCCCGGACTCCCTGGAGGCGCTCTACGTCGCCACCATCCTGCGCGAGCCCCGGCTCATCGCCCGCGACACCTTCCGCGTCCATGACGAGCTGTCCCACTCCGGGTTGCGGCTGGTCCTCGCCCACGCTACCTCTGGCCATGGGGCCGAGGACGCCCTGTTCGAGGCCCCCGATCTCGTGAAACGGGCCGTGGAAGCCGCCATGCGCCAGCTCGCCTCCCTGCAGGGGTCCGCCCTAGAGCACTACTTCCTCCAGGTGTGCCGCTCCATCATGCTGCGCCGGATCAAGCTCCAGCTGGACTACATCGGCCGCGTGACGGCCCAGACCGCCGGCGCCATGGACCTGTCCGAGGAGG